In the genome of Coregonus clupeaformis isolate EN_2021a chromosome 1, ASM2061545v1, whole genome shotgun sequence, one region contains:
- the LOC121568072 gene encoding actin-binding LIM protein 1 isoform X8 has product MFTEGEEMYLQGSTVWHPGCKNTTRTEERQRERPSRSSSESICSRPGSSIPGSPGHTIYAKVDDEILDYRDLAAIPKVKAIYDIERPDLITYEPLYTMSLDEREERRESVGELHTARRERSPMIDDKSSRNMSPTPSAEGCYDMRERILQRSTSQGSIGSPVYNRHSYTPLSRSPQHFHRPEALTGMQKLCSALCSNSVGSSSHSDSHPTSPFRHHFFPHSQGTDPPSGRSSPIPQRPDSRPVTPPLSLTPKHFHLPDQGINIYRKPPIYKQHGSEGGRRRSREEEEEEALKRKQLQEEHINKIQSGLGKLIMKEENEKEQIRERRARSQSAQRYDPQQTNCDGDDSKTSSLPGYGRNGLHRPQSTDFTQYNSHGNMCGGGREFQHIRDGSAAVTRMDRGVSMPNMLEPKVVPYEMLMITSRGRAKLPREVDRTRLERHLAPETFFDIFGMEIQEFDRLPLWKRNNMKKKAKLF; this is encoded by the exons ATGTTCACAGAAGGAGAAGAGATGTACCTGCAAG GATCAACCGTGTGGCACCCTGGCTGTAAGAACACAACCAGAACAGAGGAGCGACAGAGGGAACGG CCTTCAAGGTCGTCATCCGAGAGTATCTGTTCCAGACCTGGTTCAAGCATACCCGGCTCACCAGGTCATACCATATAT GCAAAAGTAGACGATGAGATCCTTGATTACAGGGACCTAGCCGCCATTCCCAAAGTCAAAGCCATTTATGATATAGAGCGCCCTGATCTGATTACCTATGAGCCTTTGTACACCATGTCCCttgatgagagggaggagaggagggagagtgtggGAGAG CTCCATACTGCGAGAAGGGAGCGTTCCCCCATGATAGATGACAAG TCCTCAAGAAACATGTCACCTACGCCATCCGCTGAG GGCTGCTATGACATGAGGGAACGCATCCTTCAGAGGTCCACCAGTCAGGGCTCCATCGGCTCACCTGTCTACAATCGCCATAGTTACACCCCGCTGTCACGCTCACCGCAGCATTTTCACAGACcag AGGCTCTGACAGGCATGCAGAAGCTTTGCTCCGCCCTGTGCAGTAACAGTGTGGGCTCCTCCAGCCATAGTGACTCCCATCCCACCTCACCGTTCAGACACCACTTCTTTCCCCATAGCCAAG GCACTGATCCACCTAGCGGGCGGAGCTCCCCTATACCCCAAAGGCCAGACAGCCGGCCTGTCActccgcctctctctctgacccctaaaCATTTCCACCTCCCAG ATCAGGGGATCAACATTTACAGGAAACCACCCATCTACAAACAACACG GATCAGAAGGAGGAAGGAGACGGTctagggaagaggaggaagaggaggccctGAAGAGAAAGCAGCTCCAGGAGGAGCATATCAACAAG ATCCAGTCTGGTTTGGGGAAGCTGATAATGAAGGAGGAGAATGAGAAAGAGCAGATCAGGGAACGTCGCGCACGCAGCCAATCAGCTCAGCGCTATGACCCCCAGCAGACCAATTGTGATGGAG ATGATTCCAAAACCTCATCGCTGCCTGGTTATGGACGGAATGGATTACACCGG CCTCAGTCTACAGATTTCACTCAGTACAACAGCCATGGGAACATGTGTGGGGGAGGAAGAG AGTTTCAG CACATAAGGGATGGCAGTGCTGCAGTAACAAGAATGGACAGGGGAGTATCTATGCCTAATATGTTGGAACCAAAA GTCGTACCATATGAAATGCTCATGATAACCAGTAGAGGGCGAGCTAAACTTCCCAGGGAGGTGGACAGAACAAGACTGGAG CGCCACTTAGCCCCAGAAACGTTCTTTGACATCTTTGGGATGGAGATCCAGGAGTTTGACAGGCTTCCACTGTGGAAACGCAACAACATGAAAAAGAAGGCCAAGCTCTTCTAG
- the LOC121568072 gene encoding actin-binding LIM protein 1 isoform X7, with product MGEWATRMICVTYIEADRHAALFNSGYTDEMEPSLLCFIPNGFGHYRWPVSAGDKHYHPSCARCSRCNQMFTEGEEMYLQGSTVWHPGCKNTTRTEERQRERPSRSSSESICSRPGSSIPGSPGHTIYAKVDDEILDYRDLAAIPKVKAIYDIERPDLITYEPLYTMSLDEREERRESVGELHTARRERSPMIDDKSSRNMSPTPSAEGCYDMRERILQRSTSQGSIGSPVYNRHSYTPLSRSPQHFHRPEALTGMQKLCSALCSNSVGSSSHSDSHPTSPFRHHFFPHSQGTDPPSGRSSPIPQRPDSRPVTPPLSLTPKHFHLPDQGINIYRKPPIYKQHGSEGGRRRSREEEEEEALKRKQLQEEHINKIQSGLGKLIMKEENEKEQIRERRARSQSAQRYDPQQTNCDGDDSKTSSLPGYGRNGLHRPQSTDFTQYNSHGNMCGGGREFQHIRDGSAAVTRMDRGVSMPNMLEPKVVPYEMLMITSRGRAKLPREVDRTRLERHLAPETFFDIFGMEIQEFDRLPLWKRNNMKKKAKLF from the exons ATGGGAGAGTGGGCAACCAGAATGATTTGTGTCACTTACATTGAGGCAGACCGACATGCTGCTTTGTTCAATTCTGGATACACTGATGAAATGGAGCCATCGCTACTCTGTTTCATTCCCAATGGATTTGGCCATTACAGGTGGccagtgtct GCAGGGGACAAACACTACCATCCCAGCTGTGCACGATGCAGCAGGTGCAACCAGATGTTCACAGAAGGAGAAGAGATGTACCTGCAAG GATCAACCGTGTGGCACCCTGGCTGTAAGAACACAACCAGAACAGAGGAGCGACAGAGGGAACGG CCTTCAAGGTCGTCATCCGAGAGTATCTGTTCCAGACCTGGTTCAAGCATACCCGGCTCACCAGGTCATACCATATAT GCAAAAGTAGACGATGAGATCCTTGATTACAGGGACCTAGCCGCCATTCCCAAAGTCAAAGCCATTTATGATATAGAGCGCCCTGATCTGATTACCTATGAGCCTTTGTACACCATGTCCCttgatgagagggaggagaggagggagagtgtggGAGAG CTCCATACTGCGAGAAGGGAGCGTTCCCCCATGATAGATGACAAG TCCTCAAGAAACATGTCACCTACGCCATCCGCTGAG GGCTGCTATGACATGAGGGAACGCATCCTTCAGAGGTCCACCAGTCAGGGCTCCATCGGCTCACCTGTCTACAATCGCCATAGTTACACCCCGCTGTCACGCTCACCGCAGCATTTTCACAGACcag AGGCTCTGACAGGCATGCAGAAGCTTTGCTCCGCCCTGTGCAGTAACAGTGTGGGCTCCTCCAGCCATAGTGACTCCCATCCCACCTCACCGTTCAGACACCACTTCTTTCCCCATAGCCAAG GCACTGATCCACCTAGCGGGCGGAGCTCCCCTATACCCCAAAGGCCAGACAGCCGGCCTGTCActccgcctctctctctgacccctaaaCATTTCCACCTCCCAG ATCAGGGGATCAACATTTACAGGAAACCACCCATCTACAAACAACACG GATCAGAAGGAGGAAGGAGACGGTctagggaagaggaggaagaggaggccctGAAGAGAAAGCAGCTCCAGGAGGAGCATATCAACAAG ATCCAGTCTGGTTTGGGGAAGCTGATAATGAAGGAGGAGAATGAGAAAGAGCAGATCAGGGAACGTCGCGCACGCAGCCAATCAGCTCAGCGCTATGACCCCCAGCAGACCAATTGTGATGGAG ATGATTCCAAAACCTCATCGCTGCCTGGTTATGGACGGAATGGATTACACCGG CCTCAGTCTACAGATTTCACTCAGTACAACAGCCATGGGAACATGTGTGGGGGAGGAAGAG AGTTTCAG CACATAAGGGATGGCAGTGCTGCAGTAACAAGAATGGACAGGGGAGTATCTATGCCTAATATGTTGGAACCAAAA GTCGTACCATATGAAATGCTCATGATAACCAGTAGAGGGCGAGCTAAACTTCCCAGGGAGGTGGACAGAACAAGACTGGAG CGCCACTTAGCCCCAGAAACGTTCTTTGACATCTTTGGGATGGAGATCCAGGAGTTTGACAGGCTTCCACTGTGGAAACGCAACAACATGAAAAAGAAGGCCAAGCTCTTCTAG